TGAGGAGGAGTTTGTGGAGGAGCAAAATAATGCTGCAGATGTGCCCCAGTTGCGGTGGGTTCGCTTTCATGTGTTCATCTATAGTAAAAACCTTTGCTTTGAAATAATCTGCCCAATATTGtagttatacagatgtaggatcttaatttgagacagtttgctacagcaggaaaataatcctgcagcaacaagatacatttttcgttagggcaaatcgagtctaaaatttcaaagtggaaattacaaacttgaaaattccaaatacgctacaagtttgcatttcctgccgtgcaggaaaattctcagcaacaaaagagtgatcaaattaagatcctacattggtATGGTCTTTCTGAATCCTGCAGTTATAATATAGGCTAACATAAAATGATTTCTTAATTTCATGGCACTGATGTTTTAGCTTCTTAGGTTGAACATTTGTTATTGAACATTTCTATTTACAGGCGTTACTTTGAAAACCAAGGGACAACCAACTTCTCTCTGAGGCTGGCCGGTATCAGACGTGCTATGGAGGTGAGAAAATGTGAATTTAGCACCTTTTGTATTTCACTTCATGAACATTTCTGGACTATTTGTAAATGTACTGTCTTGTTCTCACAGGCTCTGACATCCTCAGACAGTACCTCCCTCAATTACCTCACCCACGCTGGGAGGATGGTGTTGAGTGGACTATCCGAGCTCAACCAGCAGGTAACCAATTACATAATTGTGCaacgttcatcagaccagatatatagttcccactgggcacagatgtcatttcaacgtctcgttttgatttacatttggttgagttgtcaactaatgtgaattcaatttgaaatcccccaaaaaattaacgtaattggatttaggttaaaagacgaaattcccttacgttgatgacttctttcaaatccaatcagtttcccactttgattcaacatcatcacattgacattttttattgatacaacattgattcaaccagttcttGCACAGTGGGTTACCTTTAGGCAACAGTGATTCATAGGGTTTAGTTGAAAAGTTTCAACGTCATACTAGCCAAACAATCGGAGGCCCTTTGAATTACAGACCTGAATCTTTGAGTTTATGATCTAAGTTTTAAGGAATTTTatgattgttttgttttgaggatgtgaggcAGTTTCAGCAGGCCTACGACCTACTGGTGAACTTCATTAATGAGCCAGCAAACAGGGAGCGACTAGAGCAGGAGATGGCTCTCGTAGGAGTAGGTCTACATGCAAGCTTGAGCGTTAGCTGCAGGCACCGTCTTCTCATCTAACATCTACTCAATGAGACTTTCTAAAGTGCTTGTCAATGAAGATTATGTAATTATCCTATTTGTTTGACTTCAGATCGACCGCATCAACTTCGCAGATGTTTTTTTATGAATTCGTTCTACTAAGCCTTCTAGAAGGAAAGACATCTCTTCCTATATCTGTAAGTGGCCCTAAGAATGGAACATCCTGTTGTTTATCTATGCTATACACACTGTTGTCATATCAGATCTGTAGACACTCACTCATGTCCCCTGTTCCTTCTCCAGGAGCCTGGTAGCTTCCTGTATCTGCTCCTGCAAGTCATAATGAGGATTGACCCTCCTGGAGGAGCCTGGACAGAGGCTGCTGAGAACTTCTACCTCCTCGTTAAGGtacatttgtctctctctctctctctctctctctctctctctctctctctctcgctcaataATAGTTGATGATGTGTCTGTTGTCAACAGGGCCAGATGAAGGCATGGCTAGAATCCATCTTCAACCTCAATGAGTCAATCTATGAAAGCCCAGAGAGGCTCTCGGGGGAGGTGATGAGGAATCTAGAAATACAGGTTGAGTTCCTGCTGTCCAGCCTGGATTAAGGTTCCCAAACTGAGCTGAGGGCCCCATCACAAAATAAAGTGTTTTGCATTTAAACATTATCTGTCAATCGTAAACAAATGTTACATCatgtgtaggggagagtggggtaagttgagccattttttacattcagcatcactctgtcaagggaaatatattattctttcaaaaatatacagtatctgtcatgacttcctccgaggctgcccctctccttgttcgggcaggcttcggcgtttgtcgtcaccggccttctagccactgccgctcctcatctcatcattccatttgttttgtcttgtttattacacacacctggttcatatcccctcattagtacctgtataagtgttccctctgcccccttgtctttgtgtgtgattgtttattgtggaggagagagaagctcggtggagctccatgtattttgtatcgctgggaatattccctgtgtgccttgtattttccactgcccctgttttgcgcactggagtgtttttactaggggtgtaacgatccatctactacatcgatgtatcgatttatattcctatgatccaactacatcgatctgtgctcgcgAGTTGGcctttttggacaacatatatcgatctaacatcgttttaaaatgtaataaatcgattgtatcgatactaggaaataacccattggatttaagcacgtcagactttatatggatgttttttcttagcacttttaatgataaaggctttaaacattacttcgattcagtctgcctatccgtgacgtcatcgcgccagcagcagcgcaaaggcgccaagacaacaaagcaTAGCATGGCggatgacagaggagaagccgacgagcgagaaattatcaagccaccattgcggtccttacaagaaacaggaatctaggaaacttcacctgcactgtccagtatccaggtatttatttcagtcacactggttgaatttttggctaaaaggttactgaatcgatttcaagtcactgaatcgtttcggatcgtatcgttctaaatgaaccaatatcgtccttgaatcgtatcgacaaccacgaatcgtgatacaaatcgaatcgttgttaaaacgaatcgttacacccctaatatttccctttattactttccaatccAACCagcccttccctaattggagtaaactagtgaacaacaatgcttaggcctctacttccagtttatacatactatatacattttatggacacagtcaattttacaataattctattttgtttgtttttactcctgaacttcctctaccctcaacctctccgatcattttcatgatgtccatccggtttgcttctatatgccatatctttctaactgtgctctttcacaaaagctctcaacctataacctatatactgtgatgtcacgagaggctgtgtcctggagggacgttacatcccccctgaggtggctgcaaacccagacagctatggctccatctgctggtatggtcgggaactccacccctctatggccaatcttcccacgcagctgaaacaaatgaggagctgatgagctgaaggtttgggaagggaagagacacagtctccaacctgggctctctggaggacaagagtgctgcacgtccacttccatgaggaatataaggatttggagatacttacctttgggaaatactcacctttggatatatgcacctgtggaaatacgtgagagacatttggaaggactttttgctgggttggccactagctgcaacgtggactacagtaaggctggggaaaagttatctgagcgagtgagaattatgattttggatgtggaagagacatccctgaactgttaacccttaaagagccacaagagaacagaattttgttatattttcgttaatttcccaagacctataataaaatccttgttttgtttgaaccttgtctccttgcactacttgagcaatcccgctgaaagctgtgtagcctctcgtgacgtcacagatggtggagaatacgggcacgctcaagcgttaatagtgcatgtcagaggaggataccgaaggtttgatcacccagttttccaagttggccgtaggctccccgcccgactgaaatggaggacatattgaaagcccttgttgctggccagcaagcccagatgcaagcaaacgtggctctcttggaggagcaaagaaagccaaccttctgaaggcagaggaattgcagttgcagagacagagggtggtccaaaatacccgcccaataaaggcaagtgactttatatctaagatgggagctaccgatgacattgaggcatacctgcatgcatttgaggccacggccactagggaagcctggcccaagcaacagtgggttggtctgttagccccctttctaaccggggaagcgctgaatgctgtccgggacctgggccctgaccaggttactgactatgatgccctgaagtctgagatcctcagcagatatggactcacaaagtttggtatggcccagcgctttcacagttggaccttccaaccagaccaacctcctcgggcgcagatgcatgaacttgtccgaatcgcaggaaatggctggatccgcagaggaatccagcagcggcggtggtggaggccgttgtggtggatcgttactcacgcgccctgccttatgaggcaaaacggttcatcagtcaacaggccttgaccacggctgatctgaccgtggaagctgtggaaaagtaccaggccacagcggagatgctgaatgcttcccgagaagaccccaggagggcggccccaccacaaatgggaagaacccgtcccaaaggaccccaaggtctcgaacccagccacgtcaggacttatcccggctccagggggagccagaaaccaggcgggtccaagaagagtacaccaggagggggaaacttcgacagtgttaccggtgtggggagatgggacatatctcctggcagtgtgggaaaccagccgatgaacctatgcccactgcggagtcctccagctcagcacccacacaccgttttgcctcgctcttgggagtcgtagatggcggcccagatcgacccccccacctgcccggtaactgtgaatcaccatgatgtggaggccttactggattctggtagccgggccaccctggtgcgtaaggatttggtgggcccaacgtgtctgaccccggggaaagtcctcccagtttcctgtgtccatggggacaccagagaataccccattactgaacttacaatgaccagcacacggggaaccatacacacgacgggcggggtggttgattccctccccgtccctgtcctaattggacgagactgcccagccttttacccactctggagagagtctcaggagaggataacccgagtacctcggaaacggagaggcaagactcatcctgggaaggctccggtgcaatcctccgagttactactcccgcccgggctctgataggggatggcaggtgcccagaccgacacagagacggagctacagaatctggacaaagaactgtctggtctgaaggggaccgctgagaggtatcgtttgttaaagcaacagttagacatgaagacagaagagttagatatcctccaggctaaactccaacagagctccttccctaagcaacaggaggagctggagaggctgcgcaggaccatcgaggagtgtgaggagaccctgcgcagtagtaaggaggtccagaagaaggcagaggagaagtacaaggtgttggagaacaagatgaagaatgcggaggcagagagagagaaggaactgaaagctgctcaacagaagctaaactctgctaaaaccaaggctgatgcgttcagtaagaaactcaaggagagacaacaggaggctgagtccctggtcctagagttggaggagttgaagagagagcagtctggcaagcaccacggcaatgcggacgccctctcccggcgtgatgccttcttcgctgcctttaccccgacgaggacgtcggtcccgaggagggggatgtgtgatgtcacgagaggctgtgtcctggagggacgttacatccccctgaggtggctgcaaacccagacagctatggctccatctgctggtatggtcgggaactccacccctctatggccaatcttcccacgcagctgaaacaaatgaggagctgatgagctgaaggtttgggaagggaagagacacagtctccaacctgggctctctggaggacaagagtgctgcacgtccacttccatgaggaatataaggatttggagatacttacctttgggaaatactcacctttggatatatgcacctgtggaaatacgtgagagacatttggaaggactttttgctgggttggccactagctgcaacgtggactacagtaaggctggggaaaagttatctgagcgagtgagaattatgattttggatgtggaagagacatccctgaactgttaacccttaaagagccacaagagaacagaattttgttatattttgttaatttcccaagacctataataaaatccttgttttgtttgaaccttgtctccttgcactacttgagcaatcccgctgaaagctgtgtagcctctcgtgacgtcacaatacttattatggacacagtatgcttatcttgttgttattagttgttgttagttgttattagtcccatccttcaacttcattcaacaccacccatctatctcttaacatcatccatattggatttctatttgccatatctttttcaactgtactgtgatgttttacaaaagttctgaacctttctactctcattgtttctacagattgaaaattgaaaatatttttttttgctaaaagtattattatacactgctcaaaaacactaaaataacacgtcctagatctgaatgaatgaaataatcttattaaatacttttttctttacatagttgaatgtgctgacaacaaaatcacacaaaaatgatcaatggaaatcaaatgtatcaacccatggaggtctggatttggagtcaccctcaaaattaaagtggaaaaccacactacaggctgatccaactttgatgtaatgtccttaaaacaagtcaaaatgaggctcagtagtgtgtgtggcctccacgtgcctgtatgacctcccctacaatgcctgggcatgctcctgatgaggtggcggatggtctcctgagggatctcctcccagacctggactaaagcatccgccaactcctggacagtctgtggtgcaacgtggcgttggtggatggagcgagacatgatgtcccagatgtgctcaattggattcaggtctggggaacggacgggccagtccatagcatcaatgccttcctcttgcaggaactgctgacacactccagccacatgaggtctagcattgtcttgcattaggaggaacccagggccaaccgcaccagcatatggtctcacaaggggtctgaggatctcatctcggtacctaatggcagtcaggctacctctggcgagcacatggagggctgtgcggcccccaaagaaatgccaccccacaccatgactgacccaccgccaaaccggtcatgctggaggatgttgcaggcagcagaacgttctccacggcgtctccagactctgtcacgtctgtcacgtgctcagtgtgaacctgctttcatctgtgaagagcacagggcgccaggtggcgaatttgccaatctcggtgttctctggcaaatgccaaacgccctgcatggtgttgggctgtaagcacaacccccacctgtggacgtcgggccctaccaccctcatggagtctgtttcccgaccgtttgagcagacacatgcacatttgtggcctgctggaggtcattttgcagggctctggcagtgctcctcctgctcctccttgcacaaaggcggaggtagcagtcctgctgctgggttgttgccctcctacggcctcctccacgtcccctgatgtactggcctgtctcctggtagcgcctccatgctctggacactacgctgacagacacagcaaaccttcttgtcacagctcgcattgatgtgccatcctggatgagctgcactacctgagccacttgtgtgggttgtagactccgtctcatgctaccactagagtgaaagcaccgccagcattcaaaagtgaccaaaacatcagccaggaagcataggaactgagaagtggtctgtggtcaccacctgcaaaaccagtcctttattgggggtgtcttgctaattgcctataatttacacctgttgtctattccatttgcacaacagcatgtgaaattgattgtcaatcagtgttgcttcctaagtggacagttttacttcacagaagtgtgattgacttggagttacattgtgttgtttaagtgttcccttaatttttttgagcagtgtattattgatcgattgactatgacttttcagatcacccagtaatgctatctgcagggttagctccaggtaaatattgcaatcctttagccattcctggacctgtgtccaaaaacaagctacaaatggacagtaccaaaacaaatgatctaatgattctgtctcttcgcagcaaaaatctgcagagctgggaagattgtatcccccatataaataacattatattggtagcaagaattgtatataataattttaattgaaaaattataagttttgaatccggtgtttgCATATCAggtcataaacactatgccatggaatcggtacatcaaaaatctcttcccaactattttgcaatcctttggtccttaaatgaaactggtatacttttttatttatcacagttttctttaaccaattatgttctttgatgcaaggccgacagacaagttcctttccttttcccccttccactttcctcttccatttttgtggtaatgctgcaattatttggttgtaattttgggtagagcagacacttccatatgtttttgttagctgcatgtgcgacataactccaccagtcctaccgatgatatcatttacgaagattatacctttttaaaacattttgtcaaaaaaaatgttttttttatcaattagtgtatttgagtttaaccacaatatttggtgcattatttgttctgt
Above is a window of Coregonus clupeaformis isolate EN_2021a unplaced genomic scaffold, ASM2061545v1 scaf3829, whole genome shotgun sequence DNA encoding:
- the LOC123490396 gene encoding mitoguardin 1-like, encoding MEALTSSDSTSLNYLTHAGRMVLSGLSELNQQDVRQFQQAYDLLVNFINEPANRERLEQEMALVGIDRINFADVFL